One window of the Oncorhynchus keta strain PuntledgeMale-10-30-2019 chromosome 31, Oket_V2, whole genome shotgun sequence genome contains the following:
- the LOC127914235 gene encoding uncharacterized protein LOC127914235, which produces MHVPTSPHTPGMYPPVPTPHACTHQSPHPMHVPTSPHTPCMYPLVPTHHACTHQSPHPRHVPTSPHTPLMYPPVPTPHACTHQSPHPMHVPTSPHTPGMYPPVPTPHACTHQSPHPINVPTSPHTPCMYPPVPTPQACTHQSPHTMHVPTSPHTPGMYPPVPTPQACTHQSPHPRHVPTSPHTPGMYPPVPTPQACTHQSPHPRHVPTSPHTPLMYPSVPTPHACTHQSPHPRHVPTSPHTPCMYPPVPTPHACTHQSPHPMHVPTSPHTPCMYPPVPTPQACTHQSPHPMHVPTSPHTPRHVPTSPHTPCMYPPVPTPQACTHQSPHPMHVPTSPHTPCMYPPVPTPHACTHQSPHPRHVPTSPHTPCMYPPVPTPPGMYPPVPTPHACTHQSPHPMHVPTSPHTPCMYPPVPTPH; this is translated from the coding sequence ATGCATGTACCCACCAGTCCCCACACCCCAGGCATGTACCCACCAGTCCCCACACCCCATGCATGTACCCACCAGTCCCCACACCCCATGCATGTACCCACCAGTCCCCACACCCCATGCATGTACCCACTAGTCCCCACACACCATGCATGTACCCACCAGTCCCCACACCCCAGGCATGTACCCACCAGTCCCCACACCCCATTAATGTACCCACCAGTCCCCACACCCCATGCATGTACCCACCAGTCCCCACACCCCATGCATGTACCCACCAGTCCCCACACCCCAGGCATGTACCCACCAGTCCCCACACCCCATGCATGTACCCACCAGTCCCCACACCCCATTAATGTACCCACCAGTCCCCACACCCCATGCATGTACCCACCAGTCCCCACACCCCAGGCATGTACCCACCAGTCCCCACACACCATGCATGTACCCACCAGTCCCCACACCCCAGGCATGTACCCACCAGTCCCCACACCCCAGGCATGTACCCACCAGTCCCCACACCCCAGGCATGTACCCACCAGTCCCCACACCCCAGGCATGTACCCACCAGTCCCCACACCCCAGGCATGTACCCACCAGTCCCCACACCCCAGGCATGTACCCACCAGTCCCCACACCCCATTAATGTACCCATCAGTCCCCACACCCCATGCATGTACCCACCAGTCCCCACACCCCAGGCATGTACCCACCAGTCCCCACACCCCATGCATGTACCCACCAGTCCCCACACCCCATGCATGTACCCACCAGTCCCCACACCCCATGCATGTACCCACCAGTCCCCACACCCCATGCATGTACCCACCAGTCCCCACACCCCAGGCATGTACCCACCAGTCCCCACACCCCATGCATGTACCCACCAGTCCCCACACCCCCAGGCATGTACCCACCAGTCCCCACACCCCATGCATGTACCCACCAGTCCCCACACCCCAGGCATGTACCCACCAGTCCCCACACCCCATGCATGTACCCACCAGTCCCCACACCCCATGCATGTACCCACCAGTCCCCACACCCCATGCATGTACCCACCAGTCCCCACACCCCAGGCATGTACCCACCAGTCCCCACACCCCATGCATGTACCCACCAGTCCCCACACCCCCAGGCATGTACCCACCAGTCCCCACACCCCATGCATGTACCCACCAGTCCCCACACCCCATGCATGTACCCACCAGTCCCCACACCCCATGCATGTACCCACCAGTCCCCACACCCCATTAA